Within the Flavobacterium sp. 9R genome, the region ATCAATAAAAGCAATTGTATTGGTAGCAAATTGATTTTTACTATCCAATTGTCTTTTTATCAACATCTTTACCGTAGCATTCAAATAATCTACCAAACGTGCTTTATTGGTACCCTGCATGCTTAAGGTCAAAACAGATCCCCCTTTATCATCCGCCCTAACTGCTATACCTTTATAATTTGATACAGTACCATCAAAATCATTAAAGCGAACGAAGTATTCATTTCCTTTATAAAAACCAGGATTATCCTTAATATTTAAACGCCAATTCAAAAAAGGAAGTGCCACTTGTTGTCCTACTTTATATCTTTTTTTGAATTCACCAACAGCTACATTTGTAGTTGAACTAGTAGCATCAGCATAGTGAATCAAAGGAACGGAACTGTTTTCAAAAGTAATTTTCAACTCGTAAACAGACTCTGACACGAAAGTTATACTAATTAGCGCTCCTGTTAATTGCCCTTTCTTCTTATCCAACTCAAGTTCAAATGGTACTGCACCATAAGCGTCGATTAAGTTGTATTCGCCTTGGACTAAATAGTCAATATAATACTGTAATTTTTCAACAACTAATTCGTTATGGGAACGCGATTGCAAGGTGGTAGTAATGGTTTGCACTTCATCAGAAACGCCTCCCCAATTGAATGTTAAACTAGTATTTGAAGTGAATAATGGATTGCTTTCTTCTTTTACAGAAATCAATGTTTCTAATCCATAAATTTTTTCTTTCCTAATATTAACTTGATAGGCAATAAAAAAACAAATTGCTAAGCTTATCAAAAACCACTTCCAGTAGCCCGCTATTTTTAGCAAAAAGCCTTTGAAATCAAAAGTGGATTGATTTTCAAAAATGGAAAAATCTTTTAGGTCAAGCATTGTTAGAAATGGGATTTAGTTTTTTAATAATAGATAGGTAGTTGTCACCAATGAAAGCAATGTAATGATAGTACCTAAAGATTCGATACCTGTTTTCCCTGTTCCCCAAGATTTTTGTTTCATGGGTTTCACATACACATAATCATTGGGTTGCAAATAATAATAAGGCGAGTAGATAACATTTCTATCGGTTAAATCCAAATCATGCATTTCAACTCCAGTTGGTGTTTTTCGCATAATGGTCACTTCTTTTCTATTTCCAACCATAGTGATGTCTCCTGCATTGGCAATTGCTTCTAGTATAGTTACATTCTCTTGAAAAAGTGTTTTAGTACCCGTACTTCCTACCTCACCATTGATAGTATAACGGAAACCAGACAACTTTACATTAACAAAAAGATTCGCTTCGTTTTTAAAGTATTCTTCTAAAAGTTGTTTTTCAATTTTCAGACGAACCTCTTCTAAAGTATAGCCCAAAACATTCATTTCGCCTAAAATAGGAATACGGATATTACCGTGATCGTCTACTCTATATCCGTTAAAATACAAACCACTTTCAGAATTTTGATTTAAATTCTCATTGGTAGTTGCGTTAGCATTAAAAATAGC harbors:
- a CDS encoding polysaccharide biosynthesis/export family protein, whose product is MNKTIFFLVLMSGLLLSSCIPTKDLTYLQQKESESPEKAIMAIGAKPYRLQTNDILSINLKAIDPKLVAIFNANATTNENLNQNSESGLYFNGYRVDDHGNIRIPILGEMNVLGYTLEEVRLKIEKQLLEEYFKNEANLFVNVKLSGFRYTINGEVGSTGTKTLFQENVTILEAIANAGDITMVGNRKEVTIMRKTPTGVEMHDLDLTDRNVIYSPYYYLQPNDYVYVKPMKQKSWGTGKTGIESLGTIITLLSLVTTTYLLLKN